The sequence CGCCTACTGGCCGAAGATGACCGACCCGGCCGACCTGGTCGCAACCAAGCTCAACGCCCTCCCCAAGTACGTCGTCTCGTCCACGCCGGCGTCGCCCGAGTGGTCCGGCACCACCGTGATCGGCGGCGACCTCGGCAAAGAGGTCCAGGCCCTCAAGGAGCGCACGGACGGCGAGCTGCAGATCCACGGCAGCGGCGCCCTGGTCCGCTCCCTGCTGGACCTGAGGCTGATCGACACTTTGCATCTGCTGACCTTCCCGGTCGTCCTCGGCGCCGGCCGCCGCCTGTTCGAGGAGGGCGCGGTGCCCACCCGGTTCCGGCACACCGGCGGGCGCGTCACCGGCGCGGGTGTCTCCATCCAGTCCTACGACCTGCTGGGCAGCCCCGAGTACGGGTCCTACGCACTCCCCGAGGACGCCTAGGTCCCACCGCGGGACCAAGATCGCCGGTCCGTGTGGGGACCCCGTGAGGGCGCGGGGCGGCAGGTTAACTTCCCGAAAACTCATAGGACTTGAAGGGCAAATCTTCAACCTTGTCGTTGACATGCCAACGTCTACGCGCGTCATCATGGGTTCATGAGATTCCCCCCACACGCCACTCGCATCGGCGCCGCAGCCGCGCTCCTGTCCACCCTCCTGGTGGGCGGCACCGTCTCCGCCACCACGGCGGACGCCGCAGCCGCGTCGGTCGGCAGCATCTGCTCCAGCGCCCTGCCGTCGCAGGCCCACGACACCCTGAACCTCATCGACCAGGGCGGGCCCTTCCCGTACTCCCAGGACGGCATCGTCTTCTCGAACCGTGAAGGCGTCCTGCCCAGCCAGTCGTCCGGGTACTACCACGAGTACACGGTGAAGACGCCCGGCTCCTCCACGCGCGGTGCCCGGCGCATCGTGACCGGCGAGGAGAACCAGGAGGACTACTACACCTCCGACCACTACGCCACGTTCAACCTGATCGACTTCGGCTGCTGAGCCGACCGACCAGGTCCTGGAGAACGGTGCACCCGGCCGGGGATCCGATCCGCGCTCAGCCGGATCCCCGGCCGTCCGCGACGGCGAACAGCGCGAACGCGAGCAGCACGAGCCCGATGCTCGCGTACACCTCGTAGCCGTCGAGGAAGCCGAGCCGCCGCACGAGACCCACGTGCCAGTCGGTGAACTCGTGCACCAGGCCCAGTGCGCCCTGCACCAGGGCGATCAGTCCGAGAAATTCCAGTAACCGTTTCACGGCACGACTCTCACCCCGCCGCCGTGCCCCACGCATCGGCCGCGGGACGACGTGCCTCCGGCGCGAGACCGCTTCCCCGCCGGCCGGGACCACCGAAAGTCCACGGTGCCGCGACTTTGGTCGGCGATCGCGCGCACGGGGCGGCCACGGCGGCCGATCCTGCGTAGATTTGTCGATCGTGAGCAAAGACGAGCCGGCGCTGGTGCCGCAGGAGTTCGCGGTCCGACGCCGGTGGCTGTTCCCGTCCGCCCTGATCCACGAGCTGGACGCGGACGCCAGGGGCTCGGACCGGCGGCCGCGGCGCACGGCGCGCGACTGGGCCGTCGACGTCGTCTGCTTCCTGCTGGCCGCCCTGTTCGGTGCGATGGCCGCGCAATCCCTG is a genomic window of Streptomyces griseochromogenes containing:
- a CDS encoding dihydrofolate reductase family protein, giving the protein MGKLVSTVFVTLDGVHQAPGGPQEDPSGGFAQGGWSFPYGDEDFGRFVTEVFDRVGGFLLGRRTYDIFAAYWPKMTDPADLVATKLNALPKYVVSSTPASPEWSGTTVIGGDLGKEVQALKERTDGELQIHGSGALVRSLLDLRLIDTLHLLTFPVVLGAGRRLFEEGAVPTRFRHTGGRVTGAGVSIQSYDLLGSPEYGSYALPEDA
- a CDS encoding ribonuclease, which gives rise to MRFPPHATRIGAAAALLSTLLVGGTVSATTADAAAASVGSICSSALPSQAHDTLNLIDQGGPFPYSQDGIVFSNREGVLPSQSSGYYHEYTVKTPGSSTRGARRIVTGEENQEDYYTSDHYATFNLIDFGC